A window of Colletes latitarsis isolate SP2378_abdomen chromosome 11, iyColLati1, whole genome shotgun sequence genomic DNA:
attcaaaagtcttttttttcacccaaaactgaacacttactcgaatttttttctcgaaagtggataggatttcggaagtatgtgtattcaccaaaaatgattgtaattgaccaccgcaatcgaaaataatttttccagaacgatttgaaatttttgaatttaattgttaataactttttaacgaagcctccatcaacatattggtattcttgactttcgtcttattttggcttccagaatcctctattaaaatttttctcaggggtgaccgaacaccctgtatatgcgtcACTTTTTATTTATACCACTTTTCAGAAACTCGACGTTGACAAGATAGCTACAATGAATTTCATCATTCACACCTTTCTTGTAGGTGCTTTTTTATATGTGTATTCCTACGTAGGCGAACAATTAGTATACGAGGTACGTACGTTAATGAGTATTTCTTTATCCACGTTTAATCAAATTTTGAATTTCTACGATCCCTAATTAGGGATAACATTCGGATTCATTTCGTATCAATTTATCAGCCAACTGTTATGCTCCcgtaaatcgttttaaaaaaatcgtgCAATTCTAAATAAATCGTGTTAATGGAAACCGTGTAACTTtaaaatcgtattaaaaaaatacCGTGCAAAAGATTGTAATTCCATGAAAACATGTATAATTCGATTTTTTTGGCGAATTGTGTATTTTCGTGGCTTTGTTGTAACGATATTAACTCGATAATATACTTTAGTCCCAACAATTGGGCGACGCATTCTATAATGTTCGCTGGGTAGAAGTAGACAGcaacgaaagaaaagcattgttAATGTGTATGATGAATGGACAAAAAACGATGTACATCACAGCTGGGAAATTTTATACTTTTTCGCTGTTCGGTTTTACCGAGGTGAGTACAACCTTTCTCAAATAGCAATTTAGAGAACGATAGTAACGATGATACATTTCATGACATGTTACCATTCTTGTTGCATAATACAATAAACATAAGATGCTTCGTTTTTGTCCATCAGTGTACCTATATGTCTCTTAAGCTTAATTTTTCGTTGTCGATAATTTGTGAAGCTTCGTAGTTGGAAACactttataaaaattgtaaatataataaaaagacaCAACGAAATTCGAGTTATTAAATCTAATTTACTTGTGAGTAAAAAAAAAAGGCACGTCTCAATTAAAActtaaaaaaaatgttaaaaaatattaaagtcgTTGTAACATTTTCATACTCAGTTACGATAAACTTCTCCAATTGGACATATCTTCTACGAGGTATAGCAATAAGATAACTTGTATTTGCATATCGTACTAGAAGTTACGTTAGCTGTTATATGAATTCGATAAAGATAAAGCATAAATTACGATGATACGTAAAATACTGTTTGAGTGTGTCTTAATTAACTATTGATTCGTTTGTGAAAGACATAAAAAAATACTCTCAACGATTTCTGTTCCGAACAGATTGTTAAAACTTCTATGGCGTGTCTCTCCATGCTGCGAGCCGGAATGTAACAGTACGATACATAGTATGActagaattattttctattggcACGAGAAAGAATTTTAACACAGTCAATTTCAATATACGGCTACCTGTCAACGGTCACCTACAGAATACAATTAAAAGAAACAACATTCAATAACAAATACAGAAAGTCTATATTTAACATATGTGTTTGTTAAAATTTGCTTTTACCTGGCCTTCGGTGACCAAGATAACaatgtttttattttatcgtGGTTGAATCAGTGCCCCGGAATCCAATATTACTGTGAGAAAAAGTTTTTACGAAAGTAAGTATAAAACAACACTTCAGAGAGACGGCGAGTTTTCCAACCGGCACAATATTCTTTGGTCGAGTACTTCCAACGATAATCGGAAACTCATCTTCTAAAATCTTATTTCCAACGTGTCGGGTTAGGTTAATAAAACGACATCGAATCGATGATTTTTAACTGGTGAGCTTATACATTTACGAATTACAGAAAAATTACCTAGGTCGAGAAAATGACAGAACTTTTCTAAGAACTTTTGTAACTGCCGATAATTGTGGCAAGGTCTGGTTGCAAAAGAAATGAAATAACGTCTGTAATTATAGTGAGTGTCAGCTTAGACAGAAATTTAATGCGACAGTCAATGGGAAATTGATTACGGAACGACGCGCGGGGGGGGAAGTTCAAATTACCCTTCGCGAAGAAAGCAATAGTTTAATACCTTATTTGCTCGTCCATTTTCATATTAAATTACTTCGTATCGATCACGATCGAGCGACTACTCCGGGAGAAAATGCGCTGTCACGAAATTAGAGTTTGAATTCGTAAGGCGAGCAACGCACCAGAGAACCGCGATGAAAGTGAGACGATTCGTTTTCTTCGTTGGGGGTTGTAACGTACAAAGATTTCTcagaaattattttaacgagAATTACAAATTTCAACGTTTCTTAGAATATCAACGGAGGAAAAGAAATATCAAATTGGATTACGTTTCGTTCGACGATAATTATGTTTGTGGATGTTCCGTTCTACGGATTTTGTGCGATTGCACGTTACAATCCAGTAGCTGCTCGCTTTTATCGTTGGATTTATAATACGTCGTGAACGTTGCAGGTCGATACTACGTCGATCAAGGTCACAGATCCGCTCGTCTTGACCGAAAGGCTTCTCAGGGTGGGCGGGAATTGGCCGTTGCAACACTCTTCCGTAATGTTTAAGTTCGTGGTGGTGTATTACCCGATGGTCTTGGTGCTGCAATATTGGGAACTGGCGTACTGTCTGGGCGATCTTGGCGCGGTGGCGTTGAACTTGGAAGAAACGCTCGCAACGACGACGATGTACTGTGGTTTCCTTGTGGTGGCCCGCAACAGGAAGCATTTGAGGGAGGCGATCATCATGATGAAGACGGACATCGCGAACGAAACGATTTTCAGGAACGACGAGGAGAAACGTTTGTACTTTCGCTACAACATCACGTCTCGTCGCATCGGCCGATTCGTCGCTTGGTTGTCGATATCCGTTCTCGTAACTCTGTATTGTCTACCTATGAAAGATATGGTCGCTTCGTTTGTTCGaggtattaaataataaatgaccCAGTCACCTGGACAAAGTGATACTAaacatatttctatttttcatgCAACACTCGACTGCCACGTGAATTGtctttgtaaataatattgGTATTCAATTTTGAAACTCAAAGGAATAACGTTGTTAAATAAtagaatatttttcgaaacagtATTTTCAAACTAATCGCTCAGATTTCTCCATTTGTAACCGAGTTATCGGCGTTAAATTTTTACGATACCTTTTTAGATGTATTGTTTATCGCTCGACAGTGGTTTCTACTGTTTTTCATGTTCTAAATGGCGCTTTTTCACATTTGGGATCTTTACACTTGCGTCGGTATTTATGTTGATACCCtcgatttttatgcattcttacaTATCTTTGTCGTGTATCTctcttttatttgaaatttggccTTGTCGTTTATTGTTAACAATGGAATTGAGTGTATGTCCAGAATCCATAGTGAAATTGTTGCACAaacgagaaatattttaaatacggaCGTCTTGTTCTTCATATGTATATTTTCACAGGTAATTTCACTCTTACATACGTCGTGCCTTACCATAGTTACTTCTGGTTCGACTACAGTAATAATCCTGGCCTCTACGCTCTGGTGTACATGTTTCAATTTCCTATTATATACGTGTCAGTGTATCATGGCGGGGAAGTTGGTTTGATAGTGAACTTAGTACTGCATCTGTGTGCCAAATTAGCGGTATTGTCCAATCGAATTCAAACTATTCAACCTAAAGACTTTAAGAAAGACATCAGAAAGGCCGTCATCGAGCATTTCATGCTGATAAAGTAAGTTTGCACGTATTTGTGTCACAATTATCGTTTCGTTTTCAATTCTGCTCGTAGACCCTATTTTGCAACAAACTGTTTATCGGAGTTCAGACGAGACATAAGAGAAAAGAATGATGTACAGTGACCCTCGTAGATATTTCTGACACTGTTGAAGTTCGAGAAGAGTTTGTTTAGCAAAAGCCCTTTACAGGTTGTCAGAGACATTAAACGACAGTTTTCATCTGATTCTTCTGCTAGAACTCTTAGGCCGCGGCTTGAGATTGGGCATAATTATGTATACTATAATGATCGTACGTAAATGAATTTGTTTAGAATGTAAGGTGTTACGAGAGTTTTGTCGTACACCTATATATGTTTATCATAACTGTGTAAACTATTTTGCATCAAACTTTCAATACTTTCTCGCACGACAAAATTGTGAAGACATATTATCCTAATAAAATTTTCCATGATTCATTGGCGTACGACAAGAACATTTTTAAAAGTATTTCATAATTTCTTTTccaaaaatatatacaaattgtACGTGTACAAGCTCGTAACTCTATGGTTGTTTATATTTCCGTACGACAAAGCTTTCGCGGCACTctatgtaaatataaattaacataACAACGAACAAACATTCACGAAGCCACCGTTCAGTGACTGTGACGCACAAATGTATTTCCATAAATCTTATTTCTCAACACtgaacctaccacgaccggtcaaataactgtttttaaaattttattcaaaatttcgAACATAGAATGTTATTTTAACGCCATTTAACTTTACGACTTTACCTGTAGTATACGtagaatgaattttacaatcttcacttctattcttattatttGCTTTTTGAGGAAAGATCTATAttcttttgtaaaaaaaatgtgGAAGGAGTGAATCTtcaatttctattaaaaaataaattttaaacgcgTGCAATTCCGAAGTTAATCATGCTTTTTGCAAAACCAAGCCATCGTTaaaagcggcaaaccttcccctttgaaacgatttttattttatgcgATCCGACTATCCGTTttagagatatcgtaatttaaatgaaagtgTAATCTTTTAAATTCCACTATCCACGCTCTCCCCGTCTTAGAAAAGTTGATTAACGCGTATCAaatatactaaaactttagatgcgtgtagTTTCGAAATCATGCATGCTTTTCGCAAAATtgagccatcgttggaagcggcaaaccttcccctttaaaatggtttttggtttttgtcaatccgactttccgttttcgagatatcgcaatttatgtaaaggagtaattttttaaattccgctctccgtcttacgaaagcctattaacgcgaattaaaagtaataaaactttagacgcgtgcagttccgaaatcaTGCATGCTTTTCGCAAAATtgagccatcgttggaagcggcaaaccttcccctttaaaatggtttttggttttcgtcgatccgactttccgttttcgagatatcgcaatttatgtaaaaggtaatttttaaaattccgctctccgccgtagaaaaggctattaacgcgcattaaaaatactgaaagtttagacgcgtgtagttccgaaactactaatgttttatttataaatgagccatcgttggaagcggtaaaccttcccctttaaaatggtttttggttttcgtcgatccgactttccgttttcgagatatcgcaatttatgtaaaaggtaatttttcttaattcgactatcgctgtctccgtctgacgcgtcgcgtcgggccTCTCTCTCGCGCACGcatcgtgctgacctaccccacgAACGTGACtggcgtgacctagtttcgacgtagtatttccaagagccATATCAAGGACGTAGTATTTCTTGGAATACCGTCGAGCGTCGCGCGGCGGCCATGAAACGTAAACACTTGGAAGCCTGTATTTCCGGAACTAACCgcgcgatcgacttgaaacaaaaatcgctatatctccggaactaattacgctatcgactcgtacgaccactcattttaaagggcgtttCATCCTCTACCCAATGAACGTAAcagctattattatttatgctgtcttctatgtttattttgcaatttactttgacgctacataccaaaagaagtttcagcaactcCTATTTATTATACGACTGatatgcgataaaactggattataaattttttgtttaatggaaaatgaatttaaatttgtatacagggtgttcgcaaAATTACCatgccattttttcgtaaataattattttctccgaaattaactacggtatcgacttgaaacaaaattcgttcccAAAGGTGTTTCGtcatctatccgatgaaaattaaaaaatttcgacttagtttgtaaattttctgtatcAAGTTAACGTACTAAGTATGtacatttattatttttgcGATTAGAATTATTTAAATGTGATTCGGAACTACTGTAGCGTGTCACTGTAACCGGCTGGAGACATTTGCGCGTCACTGTACGTGTATTAAttcgtttaaatatttattacactTTTCAGAAAATCTCTACAGACCCAGTACTTGCGTACAATTTCCTGATGCACATCATGCTTGTGATTTCCTATTTATTCTTGTATTCTTACATAGGCCAACAGTTAATGCACGAGGTACGTAGACTATACTCCATAAACAATTTATCGACGCGTTAAgttttttttaatatacaacTGTAAGGAAGTACATAAGTGTAAATATATATTTCCTCCGTTTCTTCGGTTTTACAAAAAACTTATCAACACTGTTAACGTTGTTTAAGATGTACACATAATCGTATGCTTTAGTCCCAGAAGGTTGGTAACTCGTTCTACCATATCGACTGGCCAGCGGTGGAATACAATGATAGAAGAGCATTGTTGACGTGTATAATGAATGGACAAAAAATGATGTACATCACGGCCGGAAGAATTTATATATTCTCGTTGTTCGGCTTTATTGGCGTAAGTACGACCACTGTTATCAATTCATATTTATACGAATGACAAAAATGTTTCTTGCAAGAGTCAGACTTCTTTGTTCGTATTAATTATTCACGATTCACTTTAAATACTTCATTTCACGACGAATTTCTATCATGTTgtttaatttgaatttttttctacgctACTTAATAAATAAACTTACGCGCGTTTAGAAAGAATAATATAGGTTTCATTAAACTGTCTGagatttatttgaaatattagaGACTATTTCTAATGTTTTGTGTCTAATACTATAACAAGCCTGTCTTTCTTGAATTTACATGCAATAGTATTGTTCGATTCAATGTATTTTTCGAGATATATTAAAGAAAACCATTGGTAACAATTTCTCTTTCAAACAGATTATGAAAACTTCAATGGCTGCCTTTTCCATGCTACGTGCTgggttataaaaatattataaaaagtgCGCGTCGCTATTGAAGAGATTTTCGACTGGCGTAATGTATCTTAGACAATGTTATATGTATATAACTCTTATATCGATACAGGAAAATAATAACTCCTACTATAGTATATATTATACTGTTCAAGATAATTAGAGAGTCTTGTACCTGCAGATACCTGgacgaaaataaattattattaccgcGAAAACATTAATGAATATTCAATTCGTATAGCGTAAGtacttttaataatattaatcgtcCTGTTTCTTACtcgatttatttttatcgtCGTAACAACGTTAATCAAAAATGGGCTTTGATTTAAAAATTCAAATCTTGAATTTGAACGAATGAAGCTAAAATAATTTCACTCGATACATTATTCAAACAGTGTTTTTAATCAGTTCAAGCTGAACTTTGTTTTTCATTATTATGCAGAAAGACTCATCTTAAACAGATACAATTCGAAACGGTATATTCCATTAATGTGCATGGCAAGATTCGCTTTATGATCCAATTGAATTTGTCATTTTagataaaaaaattctttattaaatGTTTATTATACAGACATTATCAGTGTCTACCGTGTGACAGATTTACAACACGTTTGATATCGCTCTATCATCCGAAACTCGATAAAATAGTGTACGTCAGGGTCGGTGTATGATAAACGATTCCTAAAGTACATCAATATCCACTGTAAACAACTTGCTATGGAAAACTAGAAACTATTTTTCGCTATTATGAATCAAAAGCCATcagttaacacgttgactgccacgcaaaaatcgtacaattttttacgagaccaaaacttcgattttagacaattgtaaactgcataacttaaaatttatttaacatttcaatttcaatttcagaatgaattgttttagttccataatgggaaagtcttgcaacccatatatgggtgacgtggcagtcaaagtatgGACAAAATAAATGTACTTTCtagatataaattataaattataaattataaatttttaaataaaagtaaattgaatttaaattaaatttaaattttttgttaaatCACATATCCATCAAATAATTGAAAGATATACACGTATATTTCTTTCGAATAACCATTAGATACGTTTTATATTTTAACTTATGTTCCCGAGATATATGAATTTatacatcaaaatgcgatattttAAATAGTACGAAATATCCATCCGTACAATTGGACATTTTCATTACAAATTGGGGGGGAGGATACGCgtcgatttttataaaaatatcaacacGTGCACGAAGAATGTATCTACATTAATTAATCATGTTACTTATCATAATTTGCTACAAAACAatcaatttccgtggaaattagATTAGCAATTAAACCTTCGATCTATAACCTAATAATTACAAATAAACGGAGACACTAAAAAACATTTCCATTCCGTTCCATCCCCATAAGCGTTTCGTTTTATCTCGTGTTAAAGCGTTCCGTTTTGCTCCGCTCGAGGTGATTTAGTAAACATTTAATATTTGCACTTCAGCGTCAGATAAAGAACCGAGTGAAACGCCAAAATGCAGTCTAATGGATATACGGAATCCGATGCAGTACTTACTGTTGTAAATTCTCTGAATCCAAGTCGAAACTTTGGTACCGGAAATTTTTTCCGACACTGACAATGAAAAAATAACGTGTACACGGGTCTATGGTCGATGACAAACTGCTGTGAGGAGTCGAGGACCGTTTAGACATTGTCATGCGATAGCAATTCATTAACAGCTTTTATCCGAGGGAAACATTGGTGTTTCAATTCCGTTTTATTCCACTCTCGCCTATTTAGgtgtaacttagacctaacgaagCATCCACTTTAAGCTATCCTTCAATTATGTTGAAACTTTAGAATACtcgtcatatacagggtgttcgaccaccccagggaaaaattttaatgggagattctagagaccaaaataagacgaaaatcaagaatactaatttattgatggaggcttcgttaaaaaattttttctcgaagatgcgcaagatttcgggggtatgtctattcaccaaaaattattgtaattgacccccacaaccgaaaataatttttccagaacgattcgaaattttttaattttgtcaaaaaatttcacaacttctcgaatttttttctagaaagtgggtaggttatcggggttatgtctattcaccgaaaatgattgtaattgaccctcacaaccgaaaataattttttcagaacgatttgaaattttttttttcgtcgattaGGTACctgattagatttttggtaaggaattttttttctcgaaagtgcgtaggatttcgggggtatgtgtaatgaccaaaagtgattgtaatcaactccagcaactgagaataatttttttagaatgatttgaaaaatttgaatttaattgtcaataactttttaacgaagcctccatcaacaaattggtattcttgattttcgtcttattttggcctctagaatcccccattaaaatttgtcccaattaaataaataatgttgATTCTTATATTTGCCTTTTCTTGTATCCTGGATTTGAATCTCGATATAGAAACGTTTAATGCATAAATGGAGGACTCGGGAGAAGAAAAGATTCCGAAAAGTTCTGCTACGAAGCATCGTGTTATAATTTACTTTGCACATTCTGCTAAATCTGAAAATGCTACCGATAGATAGCTCGTTTTCTCTGAGATTTTATCAGTGTTTATTACACGAAGGATTTGTAACGCGAATAGAGTAGTCCATTTCAAGTAGAGCTCAAGTCAACGCACTTTTGCACACAAATGTCTAAATAAGTAACGCGACCGACTGTATGGCAAACAGACACTGTTTGCAGATTGCAAGCAAATGGGTAGATATTAATAACTTGTACCCTTTTCTACTTTCCATGCAATCAATGTAGCAACAAATTTTCTTGTTTTCCAACGCGATACACGGTAAACCAAATATTGTAGAAATAGAATAATTATAAGCAGGACAGTTGTTTTTCTTTATGCTCGATACATTTTCAATAATGAATAAGATTTTCATGCCTTCTTATTTATCTCGTAATCGATTATCTTCAAGAGTAATTCCAATTATTTAACCCTTCGTCAACCGTACCTGGGTCTACTCTGACCCACGTAAACCAACAGAGAGTGctattcgaaaccagaaacaagATAGATGTTAGATTTTCAACTTTTTCTTTGTGCATTGTTCGTCCTATttgtatttttgttattattttcaaatactgcatttgttttattaaaaatataatataaatttcagtGTCTtaatctaaaaatattatttattgtaaGGAACCACACACCTAAATGATACAAATGGCGCACGTGGGTCTCTACCGATCCAAAGTCACGTCCGCCATGATACAAAAAATGATACAACAGTCTGTGATCTCTTGTCTTAAGATTTATTTTCGTGCAAACGTACTTATTCAGACCATTTAACCAGCCACAGAATTTTACATGCAATTGTTACGAATAAAGGTGgttcaatttttattacatttccCAATCTATTTCCAAACCTGGTCATTTTTACTCAAAGGGGTTAACGGATGATGGAGTCTCGGTAGTGTTTAGTGGAAAATTGAAAGTCAAGTTCGATGGTAATTATCACGAAGTTTTAAAATGCTTGGTAAATAACGAGAATCAATGAGAGTTCGTTCGAACGACGAAGAATGAAAAGAGTAATTCTTTCGAACGCAGTCAAGAGGGTTGAGAGTACGTTATTTCACGATGATTTATGGCATAACGTATTAGGCACAGACAATATCAATCGATCGCTTAAAGTTCACCGAGGGGCTATCCCTACTACGTTGTCGTTTGGCTATCCACCAATCCTGCTCAATTTCTCGTCTCTTCGCTTGCTCGTATCAATTGGGAAGTATTGTTTCGCGTAGAATTTAATATTCTACGCGCATCACGCGCCAAATAAATCCTGTGTGTCAAATGGAGAATAGGTTACTGATTTCGTACACAATGTACCAATTaaatcaatttattttaaacaagaTAAACGAACGTAAGAGGAAGGTACAACGTCTTTGAACATCGGTGAATATCCGATTAGAACCTAACGAAACGTACCATTTTTTTATTCCAAGTTCGCTTCGTTTAAAATTTACGCCTTtgacatattttttatttgaaattctgTTATTAAATAAGTTGAACAAGACAGAAGATAATTCTATTGGAATAGTGATATTTTAACGTTATTCCCAGCACTGAAATACTTGCCAAATATCAACATAATAAACTATTAAAACGTCTCTAGTTCTAATCCATCGTGTCGTTTATTTTGGAATAAATTCGTGTACCTGTTAAATAGAAAACTACTTTCCACAATTAATTGTAACGTATCGTCGATGGTTACGGAAATTCGATTGGACAAAGTACGAGTTACATGCAACATACACGATTCGAATAATTACagaaatataaatttgaaatttgcaAACTGTAAATTTCGAAGCAATGCATAAAAACGAATAGCTTGTTGAGTTGCGGTAAGAAATTTGACAAAACGTTTGTTAAAACCAAGAGAAATCGTTTCGTTGTTCCTACTAAATTGCGCGATAAATCTAACGTTGCACGATTCATCATAATTCAATGGAAAAGTTTCTGTTCGCTTTCGTTGGAAATAACGATTAAATTATTTACTTTTACACCGCCGATTATCCTTGAACGATTGTTACCTTGCGTATAATCAGTATACTTTTGTACCATAAACGTTTGCACGGGGC
This region includes:
- the LOC143347847 gene encoding odorant receptor 43a-like is translated as MAEVGLIVNLALHCCAKLSILAHRIRNIQVDSTKSFREGIKKTVIMHLELKEYYETLNNNFQMMLLIELMSCGVRLGLSLYLVLIKLDVDKIATMNFIIHTFLVGAFLYVYSYVGEQLVYESQQLGDAFYNVRWVEVDSNERKALLMCMMNGQKTMYITAGKFYTFSLFGFTEIVKTSMACLSMLRAGM
- the LOC143347849 gene encoding uncharacterized protein LOC143347849, whose product is MKVDTTSIKVTDPLVLTERLLRVGGNWPLQHSSVMFKFVVVYYPMVLVLQYWELAYCLGDLGAVALNLEETLATTTMYCGFLVVARNRKHLREAIIMMKTDIANETIFRNDEEKRLYFRYNITSRRIGRFVAWLSISVLVTLYCLPMKDMVASFVRGIK